The genomic interval TAGCCAGTTGACCAAAGCTCAGGCAATACAACGATATCACAGTTTTCTTTGCATGCAGCAGTAATTTTTTCTTCTACTTGCTTAAAATTATCCTCCGGTTTACCAAATGCAATATCCATCTGAATCAAACTAATTCGTAATTTCATAAGCTAACACCTCTATTCATCTTTGTTATTTTCCTATATAATGATAATCAACAAAAAAATCCAATTATTATGGTAATTTGGTTATATCATAAAAAAGCGAATTATTAAACGATTATTTTGTAAGTTCATGATTAAAGTAATAATAATATTTTTAACGTTTAAAGAAGGTGTGAAGTACATGAAGACATATGAACAGTCTCGGTTATTAAAAAATTTGCCAGAACAGTTTTTTGCTTCCTTAGTTACGAAGGTCAATCGCTATATTGAAAAAGGCTATGATGTGATTAATTTAGGACAAGGTAATCCAGATCAACCGACTCCTTCTAATATTATTCAGAGCTTGCAAGTGGCAGCTGAACAGCCGAAAAATCATAAGTATTCTCCTTTTAGAGGATATCCACATTTAAAGGAGGCCATTTCTCAATTTTACAAACGAGAATATAAGGTAGATTTAGATCCTGAAACAGAGGTAGCTATTTTATTCGGTGGGAAGGCAGGTCTTGTAGAAATACCGTTATGCTTATTGAATCCAGGTGAAACGGTAATGGTTCCTGATCCAGGGTATCCCGACTATTTATCTGGGATTGCTTTAGCACAAGCTGAAACAGTCATGATGCCATTACGAGAAGAGAATAGCTTTTTACCAAACTATAATGATATAGAAGAAACAGATTTAGAGAGAGCGAAGTTAATGTTTTTGAATTATCCGAATAATCCAACAGGGGCAATTGCGACAAGGGAATTCTTTGCTGAAACAGTTTCTTTAAGCAAACAGCATGACATATGTGTTGTTCATGATTTTGCTTATGGAGCGATTGGCTTTGATGGAAAGAAACCGATTAGTTTTCTTCAAGTAGAAGGGGCAAAGGATATTGGTGTTGAAATTTATACTTTATCAAAGACGTTTAATATGGCAGGCTGGAGAGTAGCATTTGCGGTTGGAAATAGTAGTGTCATTTCTGCTATTAATCTTTATCAAGACCATTTGTATGTAAGTTTATTTGGAGCTATACAAGAAGCTGCCTACACGGCATTAACAGAAGCTCAAGAGAGTGTTAAAAGGATGAATGAGCTTTATGAAAAGAGACGAAATGTATTAATAAAAGGACTCAACGAAATTGGGTGGGAAGTTAATGCGCCTGATGGTTCATTCTTTGCTTGGTTGAAAGTACCAGATGGGTTTACCTCACAAGAATTTAGTGATTATTTATTAGAGACAGTACATATTGCTATGGCTCCGGGATCAGGATTTGGAAAATTTGGAGAGGGATATGTCCGAGTTGGATTATTAACGGAAGAAGAGAGATTACAAGAGGCAGTGGAAAGATTAAGTACACTACCAATTTTTAAGTAAGGGAATACATGATAACTAGACTTTTGGATTGAATAGATTTTTATCTATTTAATCCTTTTTTAATATAGAATCTTTTCTTTTATTCTCTAATAGAGGAAATGATAGGCTATAATGACCAAAAAGAAAGCGTTTGCTTAAAGCGGTTGTACATTTCGACTAAATTCCCTATAATTCTTGTCGAACAGAAGCGGTGTTCTGACAAATAGATGAGTCTTTTTGCCTATTTTCTTTTAGAAAAATGTCTAATATTGCGAATCTATTTACATTTATTTGTTTTATTGTAATAATTCATCAAGTAAACAATAATGATTGTTTGAAAGTACTGGAATTTGATTAGGAGGAAGAAAAAGGTGTATTGTAAGAAATCAGAATTGTTATTTGAAATTCAAGATAAGAGGGAGGTAATGATTAAAACAGCAAAAGAGCGTGGGACAATCGATGAAGAGACAATAAGATTAAGTCAAGAACTGGATGAATTAATCTATAAATATCAGCTTGTTTTTCGTTACGAGCGAGAAAAGAGAAAACAAATAAAAAGGCAATATAAAAATACTCGAATTTTTTGGTCAAATGCTAGTCAATATAAACGAAAAGAGTATTCTCAGGTTGTCTATAGATAAATAGAATATCAGTAATTATGGTGAAGGGTAATGGCAGTGATTACCTGTATAATATCTCATCTAAATCAATGCCCTTCTTTAATTGAAACTTTTAGCACCTCGTTTTACTGTTTTATGTCCACTTTTATCGGAAAAAGAAAAACGCTTCTTTCGTTCATAAGCTATTAACCTTCAGGGTACGAAGGTTAATAAGAAAATGGACATATAAGAAGCGAATGGATAAGATTTTATTCCATTAAAGGCAAGATTATATTAACCCTAGTCCCTTTTTTTTCTCT from Niallia sp. FSL W8-0635 carries:
- a CDS encoding pyridoxal phosphate-dependent aminotransferase encodes the protein MKTYEQSRLLKNLPEQFFASLVTKVNRYIEKGYDVINLGQGNPDQPTPSNIIQSLQVAAEQPKNHKYSPFRGYPHLKEAISQFYKREYKVDLDPETEVAILFGGKAGLVEIPLCLLNPGETVMVPDPGYPDYLSGIALAQAETVMMPLREENSFLPNYNDIEETDLERAKLMFLNYPNNPTGAIATREFFAETVSLSKQHDICVVHDFAYGAIGFDGKKPISFLQVEGAKDIGVEIYTLSKTFNMAGWRVAFAVGNSSVISAINLYQDHLYVSLFGAIQEAAYTALTEAQESVKRMNELYEKRRNVLIKGLNEIGWEVNAPDGSFFAWLKVPDGFTSQEFSDYLLETVHIAMAPGSGFGKFGEGYVRVGLLTEEERLQEAVERLSTLPIFK
- a CDS encoding aspartyl-phosphate phosphatase Spo0E family protein; amino-acid sequence: MYCKKSELLFEIQDKREVMIKTAKERGTIDEETIRLSQELDELIYKYQLVFRYEREKRKQIKRQYKNTRIFWSNASQYKRKEYSQVVYR